A window of Pseudomonas putida genomic DNA:
ATACTGGCAATTCTGATCGGCGCTTCGCTGGTAGTGCGCAACTGGATGCAGCAAGGCCCGGTCATCGCGATTTCCTTTCACACCGGGGAAGGGCTGGTGGCGCACAAGACCCAGGTCAAATACCGCAGCGTGGTGATTGGCGAAGTCACTACGGTGGACCTGGCCGACGACAAGAAGAGCGTGGTCGCCAAGGTCCAGCTGTCCAACGACGCCCGTGCGTTCGCTACCCAGGGCGCACGCTTCTGGGTAGTGCGGCCACGCATTGGGGTGGGCGGCGTGTCCGGCGTGGACACGCTGCTGTCGGGCAGTTTCATCGGGGCAGATTCCGGCGAATCGAAAGTGCCCGAGAAGTCCTTCGTCGGCCTGGAGTTGCCACCGCCGATCACCTACGACGAAAAGGGCAAGCGCTTTGTCCTGACTGCCAGCGACCTGGGGTCGCTGGATATTGGCTCATCGATCTATTACCGCAAGATCCCGGTGGGTGAGGTGGTGTCGTTTGCCCTGCAGAACGATGGCAAGGGCGTGGAAATTGGCATATTCGTGCAGGCCCCCTACGACAGTTTCGTCACCGCCGATACCCGCTTCTGGAACGCCAGTGGCGTCGACATGCAGATCGGTGCCAACGGCCTGAAGATCGATACCGAGTCACTGTCGTCCATCCTGGTGGGCGGGCTGGCCTTTGGCTCGCCCGACTTCGCCCCGCAAGCCGAGCCGGCTGCCGACCAGGCGCACTTCCAGCTGTTTGCCGACCGCGACACCGCCCTGGCCCCGCCTACTGGTCAGGCGCAGTACCTGCAGTTGCGTTTCGACCAGGCCATGCGTGGCCTGTCGGTGGGGGCCCCGGTGGAGTTCAAGGGTGTAGAGTTTGGCCGGGTCACCTCGGTCAAGCTCGACTACGATGCCACCCGGCAAACCTTCCCGGTGGTGGTCGATGCGGTGATCTACCCGCAACGGCTGGGGCCGGTGCACCGCAAGATGCTGAATGTGTTCAAGCATGTCGAAGGCGACATGGACGGCGCGCGGCGGCTGATCGGCACCTTCGTCGAGCACGGGCTGCGGGCCCAGGCGCGAAGCGGCAACCTGATCACCGGGCAGATGTTCATTTCCCTGGACTTCTACCCGGATGCCCCCAAGGTGGCTTTCGACAAGACCGCCGACCCCATCACCATCCCCACATTGCCGGGCAGCCTGGAGCAGTTGCAGGAACAGCTGCAGCGGGTGGTGGAGCGCATCAGCAAATTGCCGCTGGAAAGCATCGCCAACAACCTGGACGGCAGCCTGCGTGAGCTGCGCGCCAGCCTCAAACAGTTCAATGGCCAGACGCTGCCGGACGTGAAGGTGGCGCTGGACGAAGTTCACAAGACCTTGCGCACGGCCAATTCGGCCATTTCCGAGGACTCGCCGCAGCGCGAGCGCATGGGTGAAACCCTGGATGAGCTGGAGCGCATGTCGCGATCGCTGCGGGACCTGGCCGATTACCTGGGCCGGCACCCCGAATCGCTGATACGTGGCCGGCCGAAAGCGGCCAGCGCCGCAGACCTTGAACCCTGAGGAGACGCCCGATGCATCGACTGCGCAATATGTGTGGTGCCGGCCTGCTGGCAGTGCTGTGGGGCTGCAGCAGTACCCCGAACAACTATCACACGCTGGTGCCGAGCGAACCGGTGCGCGACGGTGGCCAGCGTATTCAGGTGGCGAGGGTGGCCGTGCCGCCACAGGTGGATCGCCCGCAGTTGGTGGTGCGGCAAGGCCAGAGCGGCCTGGCGATCCTCGAGACGGAGTGGTGGGGGGCCAACCTGGAGGATGAGTTCCGCAGCGCCTTGCAGGACCAACTGGGTGGGCCGGTAGGTGGCGGCAACGCGGTGCTGCGGGTGGACGTGCAGCGCTTCGATACGGTGCCGGGGCGCTACGCTTCGCTGGAGGCGCTATGGCGCCTGACACGCTCGGGGGAGGCCGGGCTGACCTGCCGAACCTCGTTGCAGACGGCGGCGGACAACAGCATCGCCAGCCTGGTCAATGCCCACCAGGCCAACCTGCGCAAACTGGCCGAGGCAGTGCGGGAGAGTGCCCGGCAGGGCAGCTGTGCCCAACCTGCCTGATGGCTGATCGATGCATGGTACTTGTGGGAGCGGCCTTGTGTCGCGAAAGGGGCGCAAAGCGCCCCCGGCAATCCCGATCGCACAACACTCAGTTCAGGTTCTTCCCGCTACTGACCGTCTCCCGCAACCCGCTCGGCCTTGTCCAGCGGCAGGTGGTCGAACTCGCGCAAGCCATCCTTGCGGTACGGGTCGCCAATCCAGCGCGGAGCCACCACGAATTGCGGGCTCACCAGGCTCTTGGCCGGCTCGTAACGGTCATAGCTCAGCCCGGCCAGGTCGGACAAGGTATGGATCAGGTGCGAGCTGCTGTAGGGGCGCTCGGTCATTGCCTGCAAGTCTCGTGGGTGTTCGGCCTGCCAGCTGGGCGAGGTCCACAGCAGGAACGGAATGGTGTACATCGGCCGGGTCGGCGCGCCTTCGTTACGCCCCAGGCGGTCGTGGTTGCCTGAGCTGTACACATCTTCACCATGGTCGGACAGGTACAGCAGGAAACCATTGGCAGTACTGGCCGAATAACGCTTGATCAGGCTCGACACCACGTAGTCGTTGTAGCGCACCGCGTTGTCGTAGAAGTTGTAGGTTTGTACCTGGTCGTCTGTCAGCTTGCCGGGCACCCCCTGGCGGTCGTCGAAGTGCGCGTAGTCGTTCGGGTAGCGGTAGCGATAATCCATGTGCGTACCCAGCAGGTGCACGATGATGAATTTGTTCGGCGCCGGGTCCTGCAGGGCCTTCTCGAACGGCGCCAGCACCACGTCGTCGTACTGGCTGGCATTCTGGTTGCGCTGGTTGTTGAGGTACACCGGCGCGTCCGTCTGCTGCGAGAAGGTGGTCAGCATGGTGTTGCGTTTGGTCATGGTCTGCTGGTTGGTGATCCAGAAGGTTTTATAGCCAGCCTGTTTCATCAGGTTGATCAGCGACGGGTCGGTCAGGAAGCGGTCCGGGTTCTGTTCGTCGCCGAAGGTGAGGATCTGCTGCATCACTTCGATGGTGTACGGGCGTGGCGACACCACGTTGCGGAACACGGTCAGGCGCTTGTCGCTGGCGGCCAGTGCGTCGAGGTTGGGCGTGGTGTCGCGGTTGTAGCCGTACAGGTGCATGTGCTCGCGGGTGGTGGATTCGCCCAGCACCAGCACCAGCGTGCGTGGCGCTGCGCCACTGCTGTCATGCAGGTTTTGCAGGGGCGGCAGCGCGGCGTTCTGGGCCAGCAGCTCTTGCATGTTGTCCAGTTGCTGGCGGTACTGGCGGTAGCCGACCAGCAGTTGCCAGGGCACGGCGGGTTCCATGCGCTGCTGCACCTTTTCCGCTGCGTCGGCGAAGCTGCGCTGCTGGGTGACCATCTGCTTGTAGAACGGGTACACCAGGTTGGCCAGCAGCAACAGCAATACCACCGGCAGGCGGCTGCGCAGCGGCAGGCTGACCGGGCGTACGCGCCTCCACAGCAGTACTGCCACCAGGGAGTACAGCAGCAACGCCAGGCCCAGCCAGACGCTGAAGTACTGGCTGAAGTACTCGCCGGCCTCGGCGGTGTTGGACTCGAACATGACGAAGATGACGCTTTGCGAGAACTCCTGGCGATAGATGCCGAAGTAGCTCAGGCCCACCAGTGAAGCAGCCCACAGCACCAGGCCAATGATCGCGGCCGTGGCGCGGGTGAAGCGTGGCAGCAGCAGTACCGGGGCCAGCCACAGGCTGCTGAGGAACAAAGCATCGCGGAAACCGGCGAACCCGGTGGTGCCGCTGAACAGCAGCAACGCCTGGGTCACGCCTGAGAAGTACCAGAAAAACAGCAAAAGCCAGCCCAGGCCGGCCCAGTCCACGCGCTTGGGCGAAGAGGGGGATGGAGTGTGTGACACGTTTGCCTCGTAGTCGCTCGGCGGCCAGCGGATGTGCCCGTGACCGGAAAGGGCGTGACGCTAATCTGCCGGGTGTGAAAATAACGTCAACGAGACGTTGGCCCAGGCAAGGTATGATGGGTTCAGCCAAACCAGACTGACAGGCCGAGTGAGAATGAACCGTCGCAAGAAGATCAAGCAGCTATTGCAGGCGCATGCCAAGAAGGCCAGCGCCAAACTGGCACCGCGCAAGCCCAAGTACATTTGCAAGGCCGACCGGTTGAAGATGGAGGCCGAGGCGGCGGGGGATACCCCAACCTGACTGACTGGCGCGGACATTGTAGTAGCGGCCTTGTGTCGCGATCGGGCCGCAGAGCGGCCACACGATTTCAGCGTTGAAGCAGATTTCGCCGGGGCCGCCTTGCGGCCCGATCGCGACACAGGCCGCTCCTACAGGGGATGCGTCAGCTGCTTACGATCAACGGCGGTAGTAACGATAGTCGTGATAGTAGCGGTCGTGCATGGCCCGATCATGGCGGCGCTCCCAGTCGCGGCGGCGTTCCCAGTCTCGCCGGCGTTCCCAGTCACGGCGGGCTTGCTCACGGCGCCACTGTTCGCGGCGCCAGTCGCGGCGGTGGTCATGCCAGCGGTCGTCATCGTGGGCCAGCAGCGTGGCCGGCTGTGCATTGGCCACGCTGGCCACTCTGGACCAGGGGTTGCCGGCAGGCTGCAACGGTGCTTGAACCGCCGGGGGTGCCAGCACGGGCGCCTTCGTTTGTGTTGCCGACGCCGTGCCCATCGCCGCGAACGAGAACAGGCCGAGCAGCATCAACCTTGCGACATGTATTTTCATGAGCGAAGCCAACCTCTGATAACAATTGAGCCATCTGGCCAGCAGGTGGTCGGCGAGCCTTGTCTCGCGTACCGCTACCTTTCTGGGCCTCCCACATAGACCGGTAAACGGGAAAAAGTTCGCAGCAGCAACAAGTTGTACAACTTCTGCGGGGAGACCGGCCCCAGGCGCATCGGGACTGGACCATTTCGATCTTCCTGTGCAAGCTGATGCACGACAGTGATTGCACACAGAAGGTGATCGTTTGTGAACCCCGAATCCATGCTGGCGGCATTGCCAGGCTTCGCCATGCCGGCCGAGGCGATCCAGGTGCTGCCCGATGCCAGGGCCTATCGCGCCTGCCTGCTCGAGCGCATTCGCGCCGCCACCCGGCGCATCGTCATCGTCGCGTTGTACTTGCAGGAAGACGAGGCCGGCCAGGAAGTGCTGGATGCCTTGTACCAGGCCAAGGCCGCGCGGCCGGGGCTGGAAATCACCATCGTGGTCGACTGGTTCCGTGCCCGGCGCGGTCTGCTGGGCGCAGGGCGCCAGCCGGGTAATGCCGCCTGGTACCAGGCCCAGCGCCAGCACCATGGGCTGGACATCGTCATCCATGGCGTACCGGTGCAGACCCGCGAGCTGTTCGGCGTGCTGCACCTGAAGGGCAGTATCATCGACGACTGCGTGATCTACACCGGTGCCAGCCTGAACAACGTGTACCTGCACCGTTTCGACCGCTACCGGCTGGACCGCTACCACCTGTTCCAGTCGCCGGCGCTGGCCGACGCCATGGTCGAGCTGGTGCGCCGCCTGCTGCACCACACCGCCACCCCGCGCCTTGACCTGCCGGCGCCACCCTCAACCCGCAGCCTGCGCGGCGACATACGGCGCTTGCGCGCGCGGCTGCGGCGCATGGCCTATGAGGCTCCGGTCAGCGCGGCGGCGCATGGCCTGCGGGTGATTCCGCTGTTGGGTGTGGGCCGGGGCAACCCGCTGAACCGGGCGTTGTGCACCTTGCTCGCGGCGGCACGCACGCAGGTCATCATCAGCACGCCGTATTTCAACCCGCCACGGGTGCTGATGCGCGAGCTCGATCATGCCCTGGCGCGTGGTGTGCGGGTGGAACTGATCGTTGGTGACCGCACGGCCAACGACTTCTATATCGCCCCTGGCGAGCCGTTCAGTGCCAGCGGCGCGCTGCCCTACCTGTACGAAGACAACCTGCGCGCCTTCGCCAGACGTCGCCACGCCGCGATTGCCACTGGCCAGCTGGAGGTGCGAATCTGGAACGACCCCGGGCACACCTTTCATGCCAAGGGCGTGTGGATCGACCAGCGCTATTCGTTGCTGACCGGTAACAACCTGAACCCGCGCGGCTTCAACCTGGACCTGGAGAACGGCCTGCTGATCGATGACCCGCAAGGGCAATGGCTGGCGCCAAGGGAGGCAGAGTTGGCCGAGCTGCGCCGACATGCGCCGAAGATCGGCTCGGCAGAGGCGCTGGGGGTCAAGGCCGAGCACCCCAAGGAAGTGCGCAAGTTCCTTCGGCGGCTGCGCTACAGCCGGTTGGAGCCGCTGATCAAGCGGGTGCTCTGAACGGGCGGGCACGCACAACCTTGATGGGGCTGGTAGTCGTGAAGCTGAAGCCCCGGCTCACCACAGCCAGTCGTCGGTTGGGCCGATCAACCCCAACCACCACCAGTCAATCCTGTAGACATGGCAAAAGGCGCCCATTGAATGGATGCAAGCTTCGGCAGTAATTCGTCGCGCAGTCAGGTGGTTCGGCAGTTGACGCTGGTGTTTTCCAGCCTGCTGTTGGTGATATTGCTACTGGGCCTGGTTTCCTTGTACCGCATTGCCGGGGCGCTGGACGAGCGTGAGCGGGCACAGAGTCGCTTTCACGCCGAGTCGGCGCTGAGCCAGTTGCAGAAGACCGACCGCAACTACCTGGTGGCCTATGCCGTCTGGCAAGCTGCGTATGACCACTTGGCAGGGACAGTGGACCGGCAGTGGGCCTATGACGAGGATAACCTCGGCGCTACCCTGTATAGCGCCGATGGCTATGAAGGGGTTTTCGTACTTGACGATAACGGCACCCACTACGCCATGCTCCAGGGCCGCCTCAGCGAACAAGGCTTTGACCGTCACAGCACCAGCAGCGCCCAGGTACTGCAGCGGGCGCGGCGGGCGGTGCAGCAGGAACAGGCTGCGTCCGGTTACCTGCTGTTCGACGGCCAGCCGGCGCTTTACACCTCGGCCGTCATTCGCCCGCCATCGACCGGGCAGCCGGTGCCGGCATCCGGTGCGGTGCTGGTGTTCGTGCGGGTACTCAGCCCTGCGGTGCTCGGGCAGTTGCAACGCACTGCCGGGCTGTCGGGCTTTACTGTAGCGGCGGCGTCCCGGGTGCCTGCAGACCACGGGCGTCTGCCGCTGGAGGAGAGTGGCTACGCGCTGACCTGGCATATCGAGCAGCCAGGAACCGAACTGCTTCACACCGTCTTGTTTCCCCTGGCCCTGGCGTTGCTGATCATCGCTTTGATCATGGCCCTGTTCGCCCGCTATGCGATGCGTGCCAGTTCCGGTATCGACCGCAGCCACCGCGAGCTCGCCGTTTCCAAGCTGGCGCTCGAGGCCAGTGAAGCGCGCTTCAAGGCCGTGGCCGAGGCGTCGTCTGACTGGATCTGGGAAACCGACGCGCAGCAGCACCTGACCTACCTGTCACCGCGTTTTGCCGAGCTTACCGGGCATGCCCCGGAGCGCTGGTTGCAACGACCTGTCAGCGAGCTGTTTGCCTGTGATACCAGTCAGGTCGATACCTGGCTGCAGGGCCTTGCCAGCAGCGAGGCGACCGGCACCTTGCGCTGCCAATACCATGATCGACATGAGCAACGGCGAGAATGCCGGGTCGCCGCCAAGGCCATCATCGAACACAAGACCTGCCAGGGGTTTCGGGGTACCTGCACCGATATCACCGACGAAGTGGCCGCCCACGCGCAGATCCAGCATCTATCGCTGCACGATGCGCTCACCGGCCTGCCCAACCGCAACAAGCTGTTCCGCTTCCTTGAAGAGGCCAGGCAAGGGGAGCTGGCGTTGTTGATGCTTGACCTGGACAATTTCAAGCCTATCAATGACAGCCTCGGCCACCCGGCCGGGGACGCCGTACTGATCGAAGTCGCCCACCGGCTCGGGCAAGTGACGCGGGACACCGACCTGGTGGCGAGGCTGGGCGGAGACGAGTTCGTCATCGTGCTGGCGCGGCCAGGCAAGCATGACGAGGTGGACCGCTTTTGCGCGCGGGTCATCGAAGCCCTGAAGCGCCCGATCACCTTCGAGCAACACAAGGTCCAGGTCGGGGTCAGCCTCGGGGTGGTATTGTCCGCCGAGTATGCCGGGCTACCCGGTGACCTGATCCGTTATGCCGATGTCGCCTTGTACAGTGCAAAGCAGGCCGGCAAGCATACCTGGCGCTACTTCTCGGCACAGCTGAACTCGGCATTGCTGGAAAAGCGCGAACTCGAGCGTGAGCTGCGCGAAGGCATCGCGCGCGGCGAATTGCGCTTGCACTTCCAGCCGCGCTACAAGGTCGATGGGGTGACGGTGGCCTCCGCCGAGGCACTCGTGCGCTGGCAGCATCCACGGCTCGGCCTGCTACGGCCAGACCGCTTCATCGCGCTGGCCGAGGAGTCCGACCTGATAGTGCTGCTGGGCAACTGGGTGCTTCATGAGGCCTGCCAACTGGCCCGTGGCTGGCCGCTCGATATCATGGTCTCGGTCAACATGTCTCCGGCGCAGTTCAGCCGCAGCGATGTAGTCCGTGATGTGGCCGAAGCACTTCGACAAACCGGCCTGCCTGCCCATCGCCTGGAGCTGGAAATCACCGAGAACGTCATGCTCAACGACGTCGAAGGCGCCTTGCAGACCATGAATGCGCTCAAGGAACTGGGGGTGCGGCTTAACATGGATGACTTCGGTACCGGCTATTCTTCGCTGGGCTACTTGCGCACTTACCCGTTCGACAGCATCAAGATCGACAAGCGTTTCGTCCAGTCGCTGGGCACGAGCAGCAGTGATCGCAGCGTGGTACAGGCTATCATCAACCTGGGCAATGCGATGGGCATGACGGTCACCGCTGAAGGGGTAGAGAGACCTCGGAGCAGTTGGCCTTGCTCAGCGACGACCAGTGCCATGAGGTGCAGGGCTACCTGCTGAGCAGGCCGGTAGAAAACCAGGTCTTGATGCGTTTGATGGCCACGGTTGAGGCTGAAGATCGGGGTACGTCCCCCTAAGCGGGTGATTTCAGACGGGTGCCACGCCCTCTTGAAAGTCATCGCAAGCGCGTACAATCGGGCCTTTTCCTCGTTAACCATACAGGCCAATCCGTTTATGGCGCTTGATCCACCCACGATGCTGATTATATCGATCGCCCTGGCGGCCGCGGCTGCGTTGTACCTGGCGATCGGAATGGCGCAGCGTCCGCGAGCCGTCGCTGCTGTTCTGGAGCGCAGGCTTTGCCACCATCACGCTTGGTTCTACCCTGGCATTGCTGCGTGGCATTGGCTTGTTGCTGGCTGGTATCTGGTTGGCCAACGGTTTACTGGTGGTGGCGCACGGGTTCTTTCTGATGGGGGTATTGCGCTTCACCCAGGTGCGGCTGTCGCGTATCTGGTTATCGGTCGTGCTGGTGTGGTTCGCCTTGCTGCTGTTGCCTGTGGGACCACAGTGGTCGAAGGTGATGCTGATGGTCAACTCGTTGCTGGTGGCGCTGTTGACGCTGAAGGCCAGCTGGCTGTTGCGGCCGCATGGCAAGTCGTTGAGTGTTGGTGCGGTGCAGTTGCGCTATGTGTTGCTGGTACATGGACTGTTCTATATGGCCAAGGCGGTCATTGCGGTCATGCCGGGTACGCTGATTGACCTGGCCACTTTCGGCGGGCTGATCATTCAGGTGTCCCTGGTCGAAGGTGCGATGGCGATCATGCTGATTGCCTTGTCGATGACCGGCACCGTGCGCTACCGGCGCGAAGCGCGAATTGCCCGGTTGGCAGCCCGTGATCCGTTGACTGCGTTGTACAACCGGCGCGCGCTGGAGGGGCGGGCGGGGCCGTTCTTCAGTGAGGTGAGTTCGGCACAGCCCGGGGCTTTGCTGCTGATCGACATCGACAACTTCAAGCTGGTCAACGATCTGCACGGGCATGTTGCCGGGGACCGCTTGCTGATTGCCCTGAGCGAGATGATCCGCGCGGTGCTGCCCGAGCGCTCGCTGGCGGCGCGGCTGGGCGGTGATGAGTTCGTCATTCTGCTGAGTGCTGCGAGCAGCGAGCGGGTGATGGAGCTGGGTGAGTTGTTGCGCGAACAGTTCCAGCAGTTTGCCGGCAAGACGGTGCCTACGCCGCAGCCGGTCACCTTGAGCATCGGCGCCAACCTGTTCGACCAGCCGCCGGCGAGCCTGGCGGCGTTGATCGAGCAGGGGGATGTGGCGTTGTACCAGTCCAAGCGCGGAGGGCGGGACAGTATCCGCTTCGTCGAACGGCCGATGGCCGGCTTGAGCCAGTAGCCTGCACTTTTGCTTTTGCTTTTGCTTTTGCTTTTGCTTTTGCTTTTGCTTTTGCTTTTGCTTTGCTTTTGCTTCTAAGCGCGCGGTAGTTCAGGCGCCGCAGATTGCGACTTCAGGAGGCCGAGCGAAGGGACTGCGGAGGGAGGTGACGGGCATGGATGCCCGTCAAGCGCTGAGGCCCCATGGATGGGGCCTGCAGCGCGTACTCCCGGGAGCAGGCCCGTAGCGAGGGGACCCCGGAGCGCAGCGTAGGGGCCGGATGATGGGAGCCGACGGTTTTTGGTTCCTTTTTGCCACGACAAAAAGGGACCCGCCGTAAGGGCGGAAAGGTGATTAAGCGCCACCTTTGAAAATGAATGTTGACCTTGTTGTTGATGCCCACGCTTGAGAGCGAAAAGCGAAAAGCGGAAAAGCGAAAAGCGAAAAGCGAAAAGCGAAAAGCGGAAAAGTACTGGTCTTGATATCGCGCATAGTCCATTTACGATGGCGACGCATACTCACCTTTTCGCCCTTACGGCGAGTCACTTTTTGTCAAACGCGACAAAAAGTAACCAAAAAACGCTGGCGGTATGACTCACCCAGATGGGTTACAAATCAGTTCACGCACATAGGTAACAGTCTTTAACTGGCAAGGTCGGTTTTCGAGGATCTGACCATGCCGTGGCGAGAGCTAACACCTATGGACCTGAAAATGCTTTTCATCGCGGACTACCTGCAGGGGCCGCCTAGCTTCAGCGCCCTGTGTGAGGCCTACGAGATCAGTCGAAAGACCGGCTACAAATGGGTCGAGCGATACGAGAAAGAGGGCCCGGCAGGCTTGGAGGAGCGCAGCCGACGCCGGTTGACCCAGGACTGGGTTGTACCCGTCGCGGTCCGCGAGGCCATTGTGGAACTGCGCGCTCAGGGGGAGACGGTGCCAGGGCCCAAAAAAATCCAGGCAGCGTTGCAGGAGCGCTTTCCTGATCAGGCGCCACCCTCAAAGACCGCGATCTACAACATCCTCAAGAAAGCCGAACTGATCAAGCCGCGGCGTCTACGTCAGCGTGTGGCCATTTATCCCAAGCCACTGGAAAAAGCGGAGTCGCCCAATCAGCTGTTCAGTGCGGACTACAAGGGCCAGTTCCTCACAGGGGCAGGCGTCTGGTGTTATCCGTTGACGATCATGGATCACGCCAGTCGCTTCTTGCTTGCCTGCCACAGCATGGCAAACACGAACTTCCTGGAAACGCAGGCGGTATTTACCGATGTA
This region includes:
- the pssA gene encoding CDP-diacylglycerol--serine O-phosphatidyltransferase, which codes for MNPESMLAALPGFAMPAEAIQVLPDARAYRACLLERIRAATRRIVIVALYLQEDEAGQEVLDALYQAKAARPGLEITIVVDWFRARRGLLGAGRQPGNAAWYQAQRQHHGLDIVIHGVPVQTRELFGVLHLKGSIIDDCVIYTGASLNNVYLHRFDRYRLDRYHLFQSPALADAMVELVRRLLHHTATPRLDLPAPPSTRSLRGDIRRLRARLRRMAYEAPVSAAAHGLRVIPLLGVGRGNPLNRALCTLLAAARTQVIISTPYFNPPRVLMRELDHALARGVRVELIVGDRTANDFYIAPGEPFSASGALPYLYEDNLRAFARRRHAAIATGQLEVRIWNDPGHTFHAKGVWIDQRYSLLTGNNLNPRGFNLDLENGLLIDDPQGQWLAPREAELAELRRHAPKIGSAEALGVKAEHPKEVRKFLRRLRYSRLEPLIKRVL
- a CDS encoding phosphoethanolamine transferase CptA, translated to MSHTPSPSSPKRVDWAGLGWLLLFFWYFSGVTQALLLFSGTTGFAGFRDALFLSSLWLAPVLLLPRFTRATAAIIGLVLWAASLVGLSYFGIYRQEFSQSVIFVMFESNTAEAGEYFSQYFSVWLGLALLLYSLVAVLLWRRVRPVSLPLRSRLPVVLLLLLANLVYPFYKQMVTQQRSFADAAEKVQQRMEPAVPWQLLVGYRQYRQQLDNMQELLAQNAALPPLQNLHDSSGAAPRTLVLVLGESTTREHMHLYGYNRDTTPNLDALAASDKRLTVFRNVVSPRPYTIEVMQQILTFGDEQNPDRFLTDPSLINLMKQAGYKTFWITNQQTMTKRNTMLTTFSQQTDAPVYLNNQRNQNASQYDDVVLAPFEKALQDPAPNKFIIVHLLGTHMDYRYRYPNDYAHFDDRQGVPGKLTDDQVQTYNFYDNAVRYNDYVVSSLIKRYSASTANGFLLYLSDHGEDVYSSGNHDRLGRNEGAPTRPMYTIPFLLWTSPSWQAEHPRDLQAMTERPYSSSHLIHTLSDLAGLSYDRYEPAKSLVSPQFVVAPRWIGDPYRKDGLREFDHLPLDKAERVAGDGQ
- a CDS encoding DUF2986 domain-containing protein, whose protein sequence is MNRRKKIKQLLQAHAKKASAKLAPRKPKYICKADRLKMEAEAAGDTPT
- a CDS encoding PqiC family protein encodes the protein MHRLRNMCGAGLLAVLWGCSSTPNNYHTLVPSEPVRDGGQRIQVARVAVPPQVDRPQLVVRQGQSGLAILETEWWGANLEDEFRSALQDQLGGPVGGGNAVLRVDVQRFDTVPGRYASLEALWRLTRSGEAGLTCRTSLQTAADNSIASLVNAHQANLRKLAEAVRESARQGSCAQPA
- a CDS encoding MlaD family protein; the encoded protein is MVQETDKRERAGQVEVRTRRWSVSLVWIVPILAILIGASLVVRNWMQQGPVIAISFHTGEGLVAHKTQVKYRSVVIGEVTTVDLADDKKSVVAKVQLSNDARAFATQGARFWVVRPRIGVGGVSGVDTLLSGSFIGADSGESKVPEKSFVGLELPPPITYDEKGKRFVLTASDLGSLDIGSSIYYRKIPVGEVVSFALQNDGKGVEIGIFVQAPYDSFVTADTRFWNASGVDMQIGANGLKIDTESLSSILVGGLAFGSPDFAPQAEPAADQAHFQLFADRDTALAPPTGQAQYLQLRFDQAMRGLSVGAPVEFKGVEFGRVTSVKLDYDATRQTFPVVVDAVIYPQRLGPVHRKMLNVFKHVEGDMDGARRLIGTFVEHGLRAQARSGNLITGQMFISLDFYPDAPKVAFDKTADPITIPTLPGSLEQLQEQLQRVVERISKLPLESIANNLDGSLRELRASLKQFNGQTLPDVKVALDEVHKTLRTANSAISEDSPQRERMGETLDELERMSRSLRDLADYLGRHPESLIRGRPKAASAADLEP
- a CDS encoding IS481 family transposase; translation: MPWRELTPMDLKMLFIADYLQGPPSFSALCEAYEISRKTGYKWVERYEKEGPAGLEERSRRRLTQDWVVPVAVREAIVELRAQGETVPGPKKIQAALQERFPDQAPPSKTAIYNILKKAELIKPRRLRQRVAIYPKPLEKAESPNQLFSADYKGQFLTGAGVWCYPLTIMDHASRFLLACHSMANTNFLETQAVFTDVFRENGLPERIRTDNGVPFASKGRAGLSQLSIWWLRLGIIPERIAPGRPEQNGRHERMHRTLKSTLPSPPAMAWEAQQRHFDRFRQHYNHERLHEALEQRTPASCYQPSPRPFPEKLPEMIYPSHIESLPIDGCGIVSRRGLRIYVGYVLKHQTIGLEQVGDGLWDVIFGPIVLGRIDMRDAIDGCVTLKVSPM